A single window of Terriglobia bacterium DNA harbors:
- the rhaM gene encoding L-rhamnose mutarotase, with product MIRKGFVMSVTPKHATEYRRRHNPIWPELADVLKQHGVLSYSIFLHPETHQLFAYVEIEDEEKWKTVTRTEVCRRWWAHMKEIMPSNPDNSPVAIELQEVFHIEK from the coding sequence TTGATCCGCAAGGGTTTTGTAATGAGTGTAACTCCCAAACATGCAACGGAATATCGCAGGCGCCACAACCCCATCTGGCCGGAGCTCGCGGATGTGCTAAAGCAGCATGGAGTATTGAGCTACTCCATATTCCTCCATCCCGAAACGCACCAGCTGTTTGCCTACGTAGAAATTGAGGACGAGGAGAAATGGAAGACCGTGACACGGACAGAAGTCTGCCGCAGGTGGTGGGCTCATATGAAGGAAATCATGCCTTCAAATCCCGACAACAGTCCGGTTGCGATCGAGCTGCAGGAGGTGTTTCATATAGAGAAATAG